From Passer domesticus isolate bPasDom1 chromosome 8, bPasDom1.hap1, whole genome shotgun sequence, a single genomic window includes:
- the A1CF gene encoding APOBEC1 complementation factor isoform X1, whose translation MESNHKSGDGLTGTQKEAALRALIQRTGYNLIQENGQRKYGGPPPGWDGPPPERGCEIFIGKLPRDLFEDELIPLCEKIGKIYEMRMMMDFNGNNRGYAFVTFSNKQEAKNAIKTLNNYEIRNGRLLGVCASVDNCRLFVGGIPKTKKREEILAEMKKVTDGVVDVIVYPSAADKTKNRGFAFVEYESHRAAAMARRKLLPGRIQLWGHPIAVDWAEPEVEVDEDTMSSVKILYVRNLMLSTTEETIEKEFNSIKPGAVERVKKIRDYAFVHFNKREHAVEAMKALNGKVLDGSPIEVTLAKPVDKDSYVRYTRGTGGRAPVLQGDYTYTLGHLYDPATAYLGAPVFYAPQAYAAIPNLHFPAAKGLGNRSILRPPSVREIYMNVPVGAAGVRGLGGRGYLAFPGLGRGYHLKGDKRGEEKLYDLLPGMELTPMNHVTLKPQGIKLAPQILEEICQKNNWGQPVYQLHSAIGQDQRQLFLYKITIPALASQNPTIHPFTPPKLSAYIDEAKTYAAEYTLQTLGIPVEGAEVPPAAPAFPGYTIANAAATVTATQLKQAVTLGQDLATYATYEAYPAFAVAARSDGYGAF comes from the exons ATGGAATCAAATCACAAATCCGGGGATGGATTGACCGGCACACAGAAAGAAGCCGCCCTCCGTGCGTTAATTCAGCGAACGGGATATAATTTGATCCAG GAAAATGGGCAGAGGAAATATGGGGGGCCACCAccgggctgggatggccctCCACCAGAGAGGGGCTGTGAGATCTTCATTGGGAAGCTGCCCCGAGACCTCTTTGAGGATGAACTTATCCCCCTCTGTGAAAAG ATTGGCAAAATCTATgagatgaggatgatgatggaCTTCAATGGCAACAACAGGGGCTATGCCTTTGTGACCTTCTCCAACAAACAGGAGGCCAAGAATGCAATAAAGACACTCAATAATTATGAAATCAG GAACGGGAGGCTCCTGGGCGTGTGTGCCAGCGTGGACAACTGCCGCCTGTTCGTGGGGGGCATCCCCAAAACCAAGAAGAGGGAGGAGATCCTGGCGGAGATGAAGAAGGTCACGGACGGCGTCGTGGACGTCATCGTCTACCCCAGCGCAGCCGATAAAACCAAAAACAGGGGCTTTGCCTTCGTGGAGTACGAGAGCCACCGggcagcagccatggccaggaggaAGCTGCTCCCAG GAAGGATccagctgtggggacaccccaTCGCCGTGGACTGGGCAGAGCCAGAGGTGGAGGTGGATGAGGACACCATGTCTTCAGTGAAGATCCTCTACGTGAGGAACCTCATGCTCTCCACCACCGAGGAGACCATAGAGAAGGAGTTCAACAGCATCAAACCAG GTGCAGTGGAGAGAGTAAAGAAAATTAGAGACTACGCCTTTGTGCACTTTAATAAAAGAGAACACGCAGTGGAGGCCATGAAAGCCTTGAATGGGAAG GTGCTGGATGGCTCCCCGATCGAGGTGACCTTGGCCAAGCCGGTGGACAAGGACAGCTACGTGAGGTACACGCGCGGCACGGGCGGCAGggccccagtgctgcagggggaCTACACCTACACCCTGGGCCACCTCTACGACCCCGCCACCGCCTACCTGGGCGCCCCGGTCTTCTACGCGCCCCAGGCCTACGCGGCCATCCCCAACCTGCACTTCCCCGCCGCCAAGGGGCTCGGCAACAGGAGCATCCTCCGGCCCCCCTCCGTCCGAG AAATTTACATGAATGTACCTGTAGGGGCTGCGGGCGTCCGAGGCCTGGGAGGCCGCGGCTACCTGGCGTTCCCGGGGCTGGGCCGCGGATACCACCTCAAGGGAGACAAGAGGGGAGAGGAAAAGCTCTACGACCTCCTGCCGGGGATGGAGCTCACCCCCATGAACCACGTCACGCTAAAGCCCCAAGGGATCAAACTCGCCCCTCAG atCTTAGAAGAAATCTGCCAGAAAAACAACTGGGGACAGCCTGTGTACCAGCTTCATTCTGCCATTGGCCAGGATCAAAGACAGCTCTTCCTCTACAAAATCACCATCCCTGCCCTTGCCAGCCAGAACCCCACCAT ACACCCCTTCACACCGCCCAAGCTCAGCGCCTACATCGACGAGGCCAAGACCTACGCGGCAGAGTACACCCTGCAGACCCTGGGCATCCCCGTGGAGGGGGCAGAGGTGCCTCCTGCAGCGCCAGCTTTCCCAG gatATACCATTGCTAACGCAGCTGCCACTGTCACAGCCACTCAGCTCAAGCAAGCAGTGACACTGGGACAAGATTTGGCCACATATGCCACCTACGAAGCCTATCCTGCCTTTGCTGTCGCCGCGCGGAGCGACGGCTACGGAGCCTTttaa
- the A1CF gene encoding APOBEC1 complementation factor isoform X2 has protein sequence MESNHKSGDGLTGTQKEAALRALIQRTGYNLIQENGQRKYGGPPPGWDGPPPERGCEIFIGKLPRDLFEDELIPLCEKIGKIYEMRMMMDFNGNNRGYAFVTFSNKQEAKNAIKTLNNYEIRNGRLLGVCASVDNCRLFVGGIPKTKKREEILAEMKKVTDGVVDVIVYPSAADKTKNRGFAFVEYESHRAAAMARRKLLPGRIQLWGHPIAVDWAEPEVEVDEDTMSSVKILYVRNLMLSTTEETIEKEFNSIKPGAVERVKKIRDYAFVHFNKREHAVEAMKALNGKVLDGSPIEVTLAKPVDKDSYVRYTRGTGGRAPVLQGDYTYTLGHLYDPATAYLGAPVFYAPQAYAAIPNLHFPAAKGLGNRSILRPPSVRGAAGVRGLGGRGYLAFPGLGRGYHLKGDKRGEEKLYDLLPGMELTPMNHVTLKPQGIKLAPQILEEICQKNNWGQPVYQLHSAIGQDQRQLFLYKITIPALASQNPTIHPFTPPKLSAYIDEAKTYAAEYTLQTLGIPVEGAEVPPAAPAFPGYTIANAAATVTATQLKQAVTLGQDLATYATYEAYPAFAVAARSDGYGAF, from the exons ATGGAATCAAATCACAAATCCGGGGATGGATTGACCGGCACACAGAAAGAAGCCGCCCTCCGTGCGTTAATTCAGCGAACGGGATATAATTTGATCCAG GAAAATGGGCAGAGGAAATATGGGGGGCCACCAccgggctgggatggccctCCACCAGAGAGGGGCTGTGAGATCTTCATTGGGAAGCTGCCCCGAGACCTCTTTGAGGATGAACTTATCCCCCTCTGTGAAAAG ATTGGCAAAATCTATgagatgaggatgatgatggaCTTCAATGGCAACAACAGGGGCTATGCCTTTGTGACCTTCTCCAACAAACAGGAGGCCAAGAATGCAATAAAGACACTCAATAATTATGAAATCAG GAACGGGAGGCTCCTGGGCGTGTGTGCCAGCGTGGACAACTGCCGCCTGTTCGTGGGGGGCATCCCCAAAACCAAGAAGAGGGAGGAGATCCTGGCGGAGATGAAGAAGGTCACGGACGGCGTCGTGGACGTCATCGTCTACCCCAGCGCAGCCGATAAAACCAAAAACAGGGGCTTTGCCTTCGTGGAGTACGAGAGCCACCGggcagcagccatggccaggaggaAGCTGCTCCCAG GAAGGATccagctgtggggacaccccaTCGCCGTGGACTGGGCAGAGCCAGAGGTGGAGGTGGATGAGGACACCATGTCTTCAGTGAAGATCCTCTACGTGAGGAACCTCATGCTCTCCACCACCGAGGAGACCATAGAGAAGGAGTTCAACAGCATCAAACCAG GTGCAGTGGAGAGAGTAAAGAAAATTAGAGACTACGCCTTTGTGCACTTTAATAAAAGAGAACACGCAGTGGAGGCCATGAAAGCCTTGAATGGGAAG GTGCTGGATGGCTCCCCGATCGAGGTGACCTTGGCCAAGCCGGTGGACAAGGACAGCTACGTGAGGTACACGCGCGGCACGGGCGGCAGggccccagtgctgcagggggaCTACACCTACACCCTGGGCCACCTCTACGACCCCGCCACCGCCTACCTGGGCGCCCCGGTCTTCTACGCGCCCCAGGCCTACGCGGCCATCCCCAACCTGCACTTCCCCGCCGCCAAGGGGCTCGGCAACAGGAGCATCCTCCGGCCCCCCTCCGTCCGAG GGGCTGCGGGCGTCCGAGGCCTGGGAGGCCGCGGCTACCTGGCGTTCCCGGGGCTGGGCCGCGGATACCACCTCAAGGGAGACAAGAGGGGAGAGGAAAAGCTCTACGACCTCCTGCCGGGGATGGAGCTCACCCCCATGAACCACGTCACGCTAAAGCCCCAAGGGATCAAACTCGCCCCTCAG atCTTAGAAGAAATCTGCCAGAAAAACAACTGGGGACAGCCTGTGTACCAGCTTCATTCTGCCATTGGCCAGGATCAAAGACAGCTCTTCCTCTACAAAATCACCATCCCTGCCCTTGCCAGCCAGAACCCCACCAT ACACCCCTTCACACCGCCCAAGCTCAGCGCCTACATCGACGAGGCCAAGACCTACGCGGCAGAGTACACCCTGCAGACCCTGGGCATCCCCGTGGAGGGGGCAGAGGTGCCTCCTGCAGCGCCAGCTTTCCCAG gatATACCATTGCTAACGCAGCTGCCACTGTCACAGCCACTCAGCTCAAGCAAGCAGTGACACTGGGACAAGATTTGGCCACATATGCCACCTACGAAGCCTATCCTGCCTTTGCTGTCGCCGCGCGGAGCGACGGCTACGGAGCCTTttaa
- the A1CF gene encoding APOBEC1 complementation factor isoform X3 has translation MRMMMDFNGNNRGYAFVTFSNKQEAKNAIKTLNNYEIRNGRLLGVCASVDNCRLFVGGIPKTKKREEILAEMKKVTDGVVDVIVYPSAADKTKNRGFAFVEYESHRAAAMARRKLLPGRIQLWGHPIAVDWAEPEVEVDEDTMSSVKILYVRNLMLSTTEETIEKEFNSIKPGAVERVKKIRDYAFVHFNKREHAVEAMKALNGKVLDGSPIEVTLAKPVDKDSYVRYTRGTGGRAPVLQGDYTYTLGHLYDPATAYLGAPVFYAPQAYAAIPNLHFPAAKGLGNRSILRPPSVREIYMNVPVGAAGVRGLGGRGYLAFPGLGRGYHLKGDKRGEEKLYDLLPGMELTPMNHVTLKPQGIKLAPQILEEICQKNNWGQPVYQLHSAIGQDQRQLFLYKITIPALASQNPTIHPFTPPKLSAYIDEAKTYAAEYTLQTLGIPVEGAEVPPAAPAFPGYTIANAAATVTATQLKQAVTLGQDLATYATYEAYPAFAVAARSDGYGAF, from the exons atgaggatgatgatggaCTTCAATGGCAACAACAGGGGCTATGCCTTTGTGACCTTCTCCAACAAACAGGAGGCCAAGAATGCAATAAAGACACTCAATAATTATGAAATCAG GAACGGGAGGCTCCTGGGCGTGTGTGCCAGCGTGGACAACTGCCGCCTGTTCGTGGGGGGCATCCCCAAAACCAAGAAGAGGGAGGAGATCCTGGCGGAGATGAAGAAGGTCACGGACGGCGTCGTGGACGTCATCGTCTACCCCAGCGCAGCCGATAAAACCAAAAACAGGGGCTTTGCCTTCGTGGAGTACGAGAGCCACCGggcagcagccatggccaggaggaAGCTGCTCCCAG GAAGGATccagctgtggggacaccccaTCGCCGTGGACTGGGCAGAGCCAGAGGTGGAGGTGGATGAGGACACCATGTCTTCAGTGAAGATCCTCTACGTGAGGAACCTCATGCTCTCCACCACCGAGGAGACCATAGAGAAGGAGTTCAACAGCATCAAACCAG GTGCAGTGGAGAGAGTAAAGAAAATTAGAGACTACGCCTTTGTGCACTTTAATAAAAGAGAACACGCAGTGGAGGCCATGAAAGCCTTGAATGGGAAG GTGCTGGATGGCTCCCCGATCGAGGTGACCTTGGCCAAGCCGGTGGACAAGGACAGCTACGTGAGGTACACGCGCGGCACGGGCGGCAGggccccagtgctgcagggggaCTACACCTACACCCTGGGCCACCTCTACGACCCCGCCACCGCCTACCTGGGCGCCCCGGTCTTCTACGCGCCCCAGGCCTACGCGGCCATCCCCAACCTGCACTTCCCCGCCGCCAAGGGGCTCGGCAACAGGAGCATCCTCCGGCCCCCCTCCGTCCGAG AAATTTACATGAATGTACCTGTAGGGGCTGCGGGCGTCCGAGGCCTGGGAGGCCGCGGCTACCTGGCGTTCCCGGGGCTGGGCCGCGGATACCACCTCAAGGGAGACAAGAGGGGAGAGGAAAAGCTCTACGACCTCCTGCCGGGGATGGAGCTCACCCCCATGAACCACGTCACGCTAAAGCCCCAAGGGATCAAACTCGCCCCTCAG atCTTAGAAGAAATCTGCCAGAAAAACAACTGGGGACAGCCTGTGTACCAGCTTCATTCTGCCATTGGCCAGGATCAAAGACAGCTCTTCCTCTACAAAATCACCATCCCTGCCCTTGCCAGCCAGAACCCCACCAT ACACCCCTTCACACCGCCCAAGCTCAGCGCCTACATCGACGAGGCCAAGACCTACGCGGCAGAGTACACCCTGCAGACCCTGGGCATCCCCGTGGAGGGGGCAGAGGTGCCTCCTGCAGCGCCAGCTTTCCCAG gatATACCATTGCTAACGCAGCTGCCACTGTCACAGCCACTCAGCTCAAGCAAGCAGTGACACTGGGACAAGATTTGGCCACATATGCCACCTACGAAGCCTATCCTGCCTTTGCTGTCGCCGCGCGGAGCGACGGCTACGGAGCCTTttaa